One Ranitomeya imitator isolate aRanImi1 chromosome 1, aRanImi1.pri, whole genome shotgun sequence DNA window includes the following coding sequences:
- the TINCR gene encoding TINCR ubiquitin domain containing isoform X1 yields the protein MEKLRRLSLHWVKFEILVHVPEDCRMFPVAVRPTDTIKDLRVNLVKQGITSWKKHFSYNGRELGEYETIRDLNIKSGAVILLVNKKSRL from the exons ATGGAAAAGCTGCGAAGATTAAGTTTACATTGGGTAAAGTTTGAGATCTTAGTTCATGTCCCCGAGGATTGCCGGATGTTTCCAGTGGCCGTCAGGCCGACGGACACTATAAAGGACCTTAGAGTCAACCTTGTAAAACAAGGAATCACCTCATGGAAGAAGCATTTTTCCTACAATGGACGAGAATTGGGAGAGTATGAAACAATTAGAGACCTAAACATCAAAAGCGGAGCTGTTATATTACTTGTTAATAAAAAGTCAAG ACTTTAG
- the TINCR gene encoding TINCR ubiquitin domain containing isoform X2, whose amino-acid sequence MEKLRRLSLHWVKFEILVHVPEDCRMFPVAVRPTDTIKDLRVNLVKQGITSWKKHFSYNGRELGEYETIRDLNIKSGAVILLVNKKSR is encoded by the exons ATGGAAAAGCTGCGAAGATTAAGTTTACATTGGGTAAAGTTTGAGATCTTAGTTCATGTCCCCGAGGATTGCCGGATGTTTCCAGTGGCCGTCAGGCCGACGGACACTATAAAGGACCTTAGAGTCAACCTTGTAAAACAAGGAATCACCTCATGGAAGAAGCATTTTTCCTACAATGGACGAGAATTGGGAGAGTATGAAACAATTAGAGACCTAAACATCAAAAGCGGAGCTGTTATATTACTTGTTAATAAAAAGTCAAG GTAA